In Amphiura filiformis chromosome 1, Afil_fr2py, whole genome shotgun sequence, the following are encoded in one genomic region:
- the LOC140163327 gene encoding nuclear pore complex protein Nup107-like, with product MLYVLWVCVWASLPSSERALVSHVDPDAPIRENKPLADLDKEDEARLLREVFMMIRAGQLEEAQRLCKKCGQAWRAATLEGWRLYHDNNMKAVPASGDLATVEGNPYRDIWKAVCWRMAEDERFNIYERAVYAALSGNLREILPACEYWDDCLWAYYRVMVDQQVEQEIREKLHSRRELEQLPPVYQEKHLTPTRIFMELQAHPSQVVEEQSKERHRVIQKYIVLPDLDALIEEMGDWLKDESSPPSHHMVRFMAHVVLFLRSLALQTKEEICVAIMEAYVKDLIKEKRIKLVATYTAQLPQSMQTSWYATFLEGIQEKDERQHCLQMAEEAGLDVAQITKTVVENIRTRDDTDLGESTPALEAATSEEDRHKIEAIDWLVFDPSQRAEALKQSNAIIRTFLACKKHDAAREVFQKIPEDSIDVIMRNWQATAGSTQLTADDANAIREYLCIKAYLSALSTFNDWFGHYHNKRPTPPILPDRANFHEKVRYEHEQKEHEMELEHWQQALNVLSQGVVDNINNVLLFVDGGWMVDQRTDGEVDESRQEQLEGLRQLCIPMLCVILHTVLHTTGRYRECVALADTIASEQYELYKCCIPQDDIESVWH from the exons ATGTTGTATGTActatgggtgtgtgtgtgggcttCATTGCCATCATCAGAGAGAGCCTTGGTATCACATGTAGACCCAGATGCTCCTATTAGAGAGAACAAACCACTTGCTGATCTGGATAAG GAGGATGAAGCTCGCCTATTACGTGAAGTTTTCATGATGATCCGTGCAGGCCAGTTAGAAGAAGCGCAGAGACTTTGTAAGAAATGTGGGCAAGCATGGCGTGCAGCAACATTAGAGGGTTGGCGACTCTATCATGATAATAACATGAAAGCTG TTCCAGCCTCAGGAGATTTAGCTACAGTAGAAGGCAACCCATACAGAGATATCTGGAAGGCAGTGTGCTGGCGAATGGCAGAAGATGAACGATTTAATATCTATGAGAGAGCCGTCTACGCAGCTCTGAGTGGCAACCTGAGAGAG ATACTCCCTGCGTGTGAATACTGGGATGATTGTTTATGGGCCTACTACAGGGTGATGGTAGATCAACAGGTTGAGCAAGAAATCCGAGAAAAACTGCACAGTAGACGAGAACTGGAACAACTACCCCCAGTATATCAAGAGAAACA TTTGACTCCAACTCGAATATTTATGGAATTACAAGCCCATCCAAGTCAAGTTGTAGAGGAACAATCCAAAGAGAGACACAGGGTCATACAGAAATATATCGTACTACCAGATTTGGATG CTTTAATAGAGGAGATGGGAGATTGGCTAAAGGATGAAAGCAGCCCACCATCACACCATATGGTCAGATTTATGGCCCATGTGGTACTGTTCTTGAGATCTTTGGCACTACAAACAAAGGAAGAAATATGTGTGGCCATTATGGAAGCCTATGTCAAG GATCTTATCAAAGAGAAGCGTATCAAATTAGTGGCGACATATACAGCTCAGCTACCTCAAAGCATGCAGACATCTTGGTATGCAACATTCCTAGAAG GTATTCAGGAGAAAGATGAGAGGCAGCATTGCTTACAAATGGCTGAAGAAGCTG GCCTTGATGTAGCACAGATAACCAAGACAGTTGTTGAGAATATTCGCACCAGAGATGATACTGACCTAGGTGAGAGCACTCCAGCACTAGAAGCAGCTACATCAGAG GAGGACCGTCATAAGATAGAAGCCATTGATTGGTTGGTGTTTGACCCATCACAGAGGGCAGAAGCATTGAAGCAGAGTAATGCCATCATCAGAACATTCTTAG CTTGCAAGAAGCATGATGCAGCAAGAGAGGTGTTCCAGAAGATACCAGAAGATTCCATTGATGTGATTATGCGTAACTGGCAAGCAACTGCTGGCAGTACACAACTCACTGCAGATGATGCTAATGCCATCAGGGAGTATCTCTGCATCAAGGCATATCTG AGTGCTCTTAGTACCTTCAATGACTGGTTTGGACATTACCATAACAAGCGGCCAACACCTCCCATCTTGCCTGATAGAGCAAACTTTCATGAAAAAGTCCGCTATGAACATGAGCAGAAAGAACATGAG ATGGAGTTGGAGCATTGGCAACAGGCACTGAATGTGTTGAGTCAAGGAGTTGTTGACAATATCAATAATGTACTACTGTTTGTTGATGGTGGCTGGATGGTAGACCAAAGAACT GATGGTGAGGTGGATGAATCGAGACAGGAACAACTCGAAGGTCTGCGTCAACTCTGTATCCCTATGCTGTGTGTGATACTACACACAGTGCTGCATACCACAGGACGATATAGAGAGTGTGTGGCATTAGCCGATACAATAGCATCAGAACAATATGAGTTATACAAG TGCTGCATACCACAGGACGATATAGAGAGTGTGTGGCATTAG
- the LOC140163320 gene encoding nuclear pore complex protein Nup107-like, whose product MSFGVMENSPVPREETTSRVLNNERVRKSIGLLDQAAGKFTTPAPIGGASVARTPGSGLKHSSYTPRKPPMTSQFDVSQTVGITPNRTLLTPATLMSMSRFDQSRLNASLLTTPHQQSGITGALEPFDSPDDMTENFTLSNVQLLLEEDPGVAATEGLYEEFQSCLTRLGSATEVFKLVEEYERACNEQVMLLSRLMNKAAPGQNKFSRTLHVLSELEQEKRTWRLIGSLYNDRQNSLESIPTMDMETGEQTTKTSEKDIMLNLFENQATVRQNQLVVDWLERNAADQISRTYDKTEYYSRSVCWENTLHELKQKSASLPSSERALVSHVDPDAPIRENKPLADLDKVCCMYYGCVCGLHCHHQREPWYHM is encoded by the exons ATGTCATTTGGAGTAATGGAGAACTCACCAGTACCAAGAGAAGAAACTACAAGTAGAGTGCTGAACAATGAGAGGGTTCGCAAAT CCATTGGTTTATTGGACCAAGCTGCAGGCAAGTTTACTACACCAGCACCAATAGGGGGCGCCTCTGTGGCTCGCACTCCTGGCAGTGGCCTCAAACATAGCTCAT ATACTCCAAGAAAACCGCCGATGACCTCACAGTTTGATGTGTCCCAGACAGTAGGAATAACCCCAAACAGGACTCTTCTCACACCAGCTACATTG ATGTCGATGTCTCGGTTTGATCAGAGTCGCCTGAACGCCTCCCTGCTGACTACTCCGCATCAGCAGAGTGGCATTACAGGTGCACTAGAACCATTTGATAGCCCAGATGATATGACAGAGAACTTTACATTGAGTAATGTACAGCTGTTGCTAGAAGAAGATCCAGGTGTTGCAG CTACTGAGGGTTTGTATGAGGAATTCCAGTCATGCTTGACAAGACTTGGATCTGCCACAGAGGTGTTCAAGTTGGTGGAGGAGTACGAGAGAGCCTGCAATGAACAGGTCATGTTGCTAAGCCGACTAATGAATAAGGCTGCACCAGGACAAAATAA ATTCTCTCGTACATTACATGTCTTGTCAGAATTGGAACAAGAGAAGAGGACCTGGCGTTTGATTGGTTCATTATACAATGACAGACAAAATAGCTTGGAGAGTATACCTACTATGGACATGGAAACAGGAGAACAG ACTACCAAAACTAGTGAGAAGGATATCATGCTGAATCTGTTTGAGAACCAGGCAACAGTGCGACAAAATCAGCTTGTGGTAGACTGGTTAGAACGTAATGCCGCAGATCAAATCAGCAGAACCTATGACAAGACAGAATACTACTCAAGATCTGTTTGCTG GGAGAATACATTACATGAGCTAAAACAGAAGTCGGCTTCATTGCCATCATCAGAGAGAGCCTTGGTATCACATGTAGACCCTGATGCTCCTATTAGAGAGAACAAACCACTTGCTGATCTGGATAAGGTATGTTGTATGTActatgggtgtgtgtgtgggcttCATTGCCATCATCAGAGAGAGCCTTGGTATCACATGTAG